The DNA window AGGACTAGATTTTGCACCCAAAGAAGATTGCAACTGATTGTGAAATATCTGATGCAATTAAATAAAGTAAACAGTAAGCTAACAACTagtttaactattaaaaaacactGTTCTAACATCTTCTCAAAGCATCAGTTCTTTCTAGTTGCCTTACAATAATCAATAGGGAACTGGAATGGGAGGAGGAGGACAGGGACGGAAACCAACAAGATCACATGAGGTAAAAAGCTGCAGGAAATGCTCACCAGACCAATCTCACAAGTTACAAGACCCCAACAAAATTTACTGCAGATCAGCAGACAAAGTTCCACTTCAAGCTGAATCCTTTAATGCCTTCTTTTTGTTGCCATTTGCACTAGAGGGAACCTTTCTCACAGCATCTTCAGGGATGGTGTCTTCCATTACCTTTGGAGAAGTAAAATTGAAGGCAGAGAGGTTTACATCTTTGTATTTTGGATTTGCTTCTATAAATGCTGCTATCTCATTGCGTGTTCTCAGCTTCTTTCCTGTGGGAGTGATATAGTAAGCATCCATTTTTGAGAAATCACGTCTAAGCACCAAGCTCCTTTTAAAACCTTCCGGAGTCTTGGGAACACCAGGCCTATCAATGACCCAGGTTCGAGTGGCATTGTACTCAATGTCAGCAGGATCATCACAAGATACGCCAGGTTTTCTGTCACAAACATATGGATTCTCTTCCATTTTACTTCTTATCTCCTCGTACTCTTCTTCAGTCGGAATCACCCTCCATTTTAAGCATTTGTCGCATTGTGCAGCATATGTATCAATTGATCGCACGGCAACTCGTGGATTCTGTCATCACAACTTAAAAAGCACTTAACATCTCTTTCCTATTTATTTTCCTCAAAtgccaaaagaaaaaagtaaacaaatttGTAACTAATTTAGCAGGTTAggttcatgtttaaaaaaaaaagattctgaaATTTTGAATTACAAGAATCAAAAGGGAATTGTAATATAATGAATCTACATGATGGAGATGGTTTTAGGCAACCACGTGTATCTTTCTTTCTATAGTGCATCCTAAAAACTTGGATTGCCACTAGGAAAGGCAATCATCAGCCTTGGAAAAGAAATGGGTAATTCAATGTGCTGCTAAAATcgacaagaaaaaacaatggaaaagaaaatttttgcatcttttttataatctattgTACCCATTTGACACACAGAGGTCACGTTACCCCTAATACAAAGATACAAAATCAACGGCAAGAGCAgtaaaaacaaccaaacaacCATTGAAAGTTGAGGACCTTAAGGCACCAAACGACCAGACTAACGTGGAACCACCAATAAAGTACCATATCATCAATTTGAACTAGTATTCCCACCCGATAGCAACAACTACTAATTAATCCGCATATGATAATAAatcttttgacaatttttttttgttcacgaAGATTAAACATCTTTACAGCGCAAatcgaagaaaaataaagacaatCTCATGTTAGGGTTGAATGTACAGACATAAAGATAGATCAAAACATCTCTCACTTGCTTGCAACATCCCTACCCTtatcttttcttcaaaaataaataaacaaatctcAGCAACTAAATTACTTAACTCTATAGAGATCGGATCGGAAACATAAGCCCTAGATTATTTTAGGTGATTGAATCGGAGTAGTACCTTGGGGGATGTTTTAGGGGTTTCAGGACTACGCTCTTTCAGTGCCATGCCTCTCTcggcttctcttctcttctcgaCGCTTCAGCTCACCAATTTTAAGTATTTGACTCTCGACGGACTAGCCCCTTCTTCGGGACACAACACCGCTTTATTTAAGCAAAACACAAAATCTGTTTGGGTTTTCTTAAACTTACCTTCCTTCCCTCTCAAAGTCACTGCCTGTCTTATCTTTTGCCACGTATACGTTCCT is part of the Populus trichocarpa isolate Nisqually-1 chromosome 2, P.trichocarpa_v4.1, whole genome shotgun sequence genome and encodes:
- the LOC18096522 gene encoding methyl-CpG-binding domain-containing protein 4, producing MALKERSPETPKTSPKNPRVAVRSIDTYAAQCDKCLKWRVIPTEEEYEEIRSKMEENPYVCDRKPGVSCDDPADIEYNATRTWVIDRPGVPKTPEGFKRSLVLRRDFSKMDAYYITPTGKKLRTRNEIAAFIEANPKYKDVNLSAFNFTSPKVMEDTIPEDAVRKVPSSANGNKKKALKDSA